AAGACTTAATGATTTAAAAGAAACATTAAAAAAGTATAATTGGTTAGAATCTTCTGAAATAGTTGCTATAAATGATGCTTATGGCCCTTCAATAATAGATCCTACTCTAGATGCTATTATAGTTAGTCCTTTTACAGCAGGAGTGGCAAGTGAAATAAATAGACTTAGAATTGAAAAATTGCTTAAACCATTAGAAATAGAAATATGCCCATTAGTTTTAGCTGAAGATGGAAAACCAATTTCAAGTACAAGAATAATTTCTGGAGAAATAACATTTAATGGAAAAATTATAAAATAGAATAATAGAATATTAATATTAAAGAATTTAAATATTTTTTAATCAGCAAGCCCAGTAAGAAGCATTATGAAAATAACAAGTAATGCAGCAATTATTGATTTATTTCTAGAAACTAAATAAATTCTATTCAATCCTAATGCTCCTAAAATAGTAATCCAAATCCAAAGAATTTTTGGAAGATAAAAATATACAATATTCAATACTTGAAAATATGGAATAGAAGATAATTCTTCTCCATTTGATAATGGAAAATCAAAATATTGATATTGCATATCAAATCTACTCATATTTAAATTATTAAGAAAAATTTTTGAAGCATTAATTTCTTCAATATAGTAATCTCCTATGTTAACATCTTTAATTGATGCATTATATAAAGCTACTAATCCTCTTGATGCATTTAAAAGTTCAGCATTAATTTCTTTGGAATACATTATAGTTGAATTAAGTAATTTAATTGCTTTTGAATCTCCTTTTATAGTTATAGGTTCTATAAATATTCCTTGCATAGTTACATTATTTATTGTTACATTTATTCCAATAGCTTTTTCAAAATTAAAATTTAATGTTGGGAAAGCAAATACTACACATATTAAAATTAAACCACCTATTAAAAGAATTGTGAAAGAATGTAATATTGAATTAAGAAATTTAAGTACGCTTGCATCACTTTCTTTCATTATTTGAGCTAATAGCCAAAATAAACCAATGAATATTGCGAAAGAAATTAAAAACATCATAAATGTATTCATAATTAATGTTTGAACATCTAAGCTTGATAAAATAAAGTTTGGGATAGGTATCATTAATGAATTACTAAGAGTTATTTTATTACTTCCAAGATATGTTTTCCAAAAAATATTTACTATTATTGCTGAAATAAGTATTATTAATCCACCAATATATCCATTCCTTTCTTTTATATCATCTATTGTTTTTCTAGGCTTAATTATTATTCCAATAAACCTTTCTAAAAAATTCATTTTCTTAATTTCTTCATTTTTTTCATAATAGTTTTCTACCATATTCATTATATAAATTAAAAAACTAATATTTAACTATTCATTTCCTTTTTTTTAATATCCTTATTAAAAAAGTTTACTTTATAATAAATGAAATGTATATTTTTATCCATTTTTAAGAAATAGATTATGCTAACAATATTATTAATTGGACCAGCTGGAGCAGGAAAAACACTTTTATCAAAAAAATTGGCAGAATGGATGAGTAAAAATATGTATTTAAATGTAGGAATTGTCAATTTAGATCCAGGTATAGAAAATTTACCTTATGAAGCCTCATTTGATATAAGAAAATATTTTACAATAAAAAGTATAATGAAGGAATTGAACCTTGGTCCAAATGGAGCATTTATTGAAGCAGCAAATAGAATAGTTAAAATAGCTTCAAAAATTGTTAAAGAAATAGCAAACCTAAACCATGAATATATAATAGTAGATACTCCTGGACAAATGGAAATTTTTGTATTTAGAAATTTTGGACCAATAATATCAAAAGAATTTATTAAATATGGTCCAACAGAAGCAATTTTCCTAATCGATCCTGAAACAGCAGAAACAATTTCAGATACAATAGTATTTCTTGGATTAAGTATAGCTACTAAACTTAGGCTTGGAATACCAGTTATACCAATATTAAATAAAATAGATAAAATTGATGAAGAAAAAGCTAAATTATTTAAAAATTGGAAAAATTTATATGAAAATATTTCAAAGGATCATGGTTTACTTTCGGAAATTTCAAAAGAATTATTAAAGATTTATATGAAATATATTCCTGAAACTTCTATAGCATTTGTTTCAGCAATTAATGGTGTAGGAATTGAATACTTATACGATAGAGTTAGAGAAGCTTTTTGTGAATGTGGAGAGATATAAAGTATATAAATAATAGATACCATCATTTTAAAAGGTTTTGGGATATGTGGAAAAATATAATAATACATCCTGAAAAATGCACAGGTTGTCATTTATGTGAATTATATTGCTCTTTTCACCATTTTAAAATTAATAATCCATCAAGGTCTAGAATACATGTTATTAGAAGTGAACCATACATAGATTCTCCAATATTATGTATACAATGTGGTTTATGCATCGACTTTTGTCCAGTAGGAGCAATAATAAGGAATAAGAAAAATGGTGCAATAAATGTATTAATTGATAAATGTATTGGATGTGCTCAATGCGTTTTTGTTTGTCCATATGGAGCTGCAACAATTGATCCAATAACAAAGAAAGCATTAATATGTGATTTATGCAATGGAGAACCTGAATGTGTAAAAAATTGTCCAGAAAAAGTTTTAGAATACGTTGATGCTACAAAAGCAGTTTATTATAAGAATTTAATTATATCCAAATTATTAAAGAAAGAATCTATACCACTTGAACCATATCCTAAATAAAGGTGGTTTTATGAGTGAAAAAATTTTTGGTTATGCTGGGCAAATTCTTAGAATTGATTTAAGTAAAAAGAAGATTTTAAAAGAACCTTTAAGAAAAGATTTTATTAAAAAATATATTGGATGCACAGGTTATGCTGCTGCAATTCTATGGTATGAATTAAAACCTAAAATAGATCCTTTAAGCCCTAACAATAAAATAATTTTTTCAACTGGACCACTTACTGGAACATTTTGTCCTTGCTCAGGAAGTTATGAAATATGTTTTAAATCTCCTTTAACAAATGCATTTGGAGAATCCCGTTCAGGTGGAATATTTGGTCCTAAAATGAAATATGCAGGTTTTGATCATATAATAATTGAAGGGAAATCTGATAAGCCTGTTTATATATGGATTAATAATGGAGAAGTAGAAATTAAAGATGCTCAACATTTATATGGAAAAACAGTTCATGAAACAACTGAAATAATTTTAGAAGAAATTAAAGAACCGAAAGCATCGGTTGCATGTATAGGTCCTGCAGGAGAAAAATTGGTTAGGTTTGCAGCAGTTATGAATGATAGAGATAGAGCTGCTGGAAGATGTGGTGGAGGAGCAGTAATGGGCTCTAAAAATTTAAAAGCTATAGCAATAAATGGAGAAAAAGATATTGAAATTGCAAATCCGGAAAAATTTTATGAATTTGTTACAGAAGCTAAAAATGCCCTTCTTAAAAAAACTGCTTTAAGAAGGTTTGGAACAATTAATGCAATAACAGTTTTAAATGCTATGGGAGCATTACCAACAAAATATGGTTATACTGGGTTTTTTGAAAGAGCTGAAGATGTTTCAAGTGAAAGATTATTGAGTAAATATTTAATAAAAAGGAGAGCATGTTTTGCATGTCCAATAGGTTGTGGAAGATATTCTGAAGTTAAACATGGAATATGGGCAACTCCACCTCATGAAGGACCTGAATTTGAAACAACAGATATGCTTGGTCCATGGATAAATATAAGTAATTTAGAAGCAATAATAAAAGCAAATTATTTATGTAATAATTATGGATTGGATACCATTTCAACTGGAAATGTAATAGCATTTGCTATAGAATGTTATGAAAAAGGATGGATAAAAGAAGATTTAGTTAAAGGAATAAAGCTTGAATGGAATAATCCTGAAACTATGATAGAATTAATAAAATTAATAGCTAAAAGAGAAGGAATAGGAGATTTATTAGCTGAAGGAGTTATGAGAGCAGCTGAAAAAATAGGGTATGGAGCACCTGAACTTGCTCTTCATACAAAAGGGCTTGAAATGCCTGCTCATGATCCTAGAGGAGAAACAAGAATATTAGCAATAAAATATGCTGTAGAATATAGAGGAGGATGTCATGTACATTCAGGGTTTCCAGGTTTATATGATAGAAGCCCAGAAAGTTTAAACGATTATGGTTTAAAAGAATTCGGATTACCATGGCCTCCAAAAGGTAAATTTATTGAAGAAGGGAAAGGTATAGCATATAGATTTTTTGCAATATTTGGTCAAATTCCAGAAATAATGGGTATGTGTCAATTTGCTTCAATGGGTTCTGAAGGTAATATGATAACTATTAAAGATTATGCAAAAATTTATTCTTCACTTACTGGAATAGAAATGGACGAATATGAATTAATGAAAATTGGTGAAAGAGTATATAATCTAAAAAGATGCTTTAATGTAAGAGAAGGTTTTAATAGGAAAGATGATAAACTTCCAAAAAGAATGTACGAACCAATAGCTACTGGTCCAGTAAAAGGGGAATGTGTTAAAAACTTAGATTTAATGCTTAATGAATTTTATGAATCAATGGGTTGGGATATTAAAACAGGGATACCAACTTTTGAAAAACTTAAAGAATTAGGATTAGAAGATGTAGCTGAAGAGTTAAGGAAAAATTCAATATTTTAACTTTTTAAAGCATGATAAAAGAATTAAAAATGATGAAAATAAAAATAATTTATGGAGCTCCAATTACTTCAATAACTGGAAAACATATAGAAGAAATATCCATTGAAAAAGGAATGAAACTATCAGAATTAATAAATATCCTTATAAATAAGTATGGATTTAATTTTAAAAATATTTTATTAACAGAAAAAAATGAAATAAAGCCTGATGTATTACTTATACTAAATGGAAGAACTATATCAAAGTTAAATGAAGAAGAAATAAATAATGATAGTATACTATCAATTACAGGAATAATTGGTGGGGGATAAATTTTAAATAATAGATTTTTATTTTCTTGCTTTTGCAGAAACTATTGTTATAACGTCTCGATCTCTTAATTGATAATTTACTGGGAGTCTAAGTTTACTTCTAGCATCTATTGCATATAATACTCCCTTAGCAAGTTCTGTATGAATTTGTTTTGCTAAATCTATTACTGTTGAATTTGGAGGCATTAAGAATACATCTGGTAAAACATTCCCTTCTTTATC
The DNA window shown above is from Nitrososphaerota archaeon and carries:
- a CDS encoding ATP/GTP-binding protein, producing the protein MLTILLIGPAGAGKTLLSKKLAEWMSKNMYLNVGIVNLDPGIENLPYEASFDIRKYFTIKSIMKELNLGPNGAFIEAANRIVKIASKIVKEIANLNHEYIIVDTPGQMEIFVFRNFGPIISKEFIKYGPTEAIFLIDPETAETISDTIVFLGLSIATKLRLGIPVIPILNKIDKIDEEKAKLFKNWKNLYENISKDHGLLSEISKELLKIYMKYIPETSIAFVSAINGVGIEYLYDRVREAFCECGEI
- a CDS encoding 4Fe-4S dicluster domain-containing protein, with translation MWKNIIIHPEKCTGCHLCELYCSFHHFKINNPSRSRIHVIRSEPYIDSPILCIQCGLCIDFCPVGAIIRNKKNGAINVLIDKCIGCAQCVFVCPYGAATIDPITKKALICDLCNGEPECVKNCPEKVLEYVDATKAVYYKNLIISKLLKKESIPLEPYPK
- a CDS encoding aldehyde ferredoxin oxidoreductase family protein; the protein is MSEKIFGYAGQILRIDLSKKKILKEPLRKDFIKKYIGCTGYAAAILWYELKPKIDPLSPNNKIIFSTGPLTGTFCPCSGSYEICFKSPLTNAFGESRSGGIFGPKMKYAGFDHIIIEGKSDKPVYIWINNGEVEIKDAQHLYGKTVHETTEIILEEIKEPKASVACIGPAGEKLVRFAAVMNDRDRAAGRCGGGAVMGSKNLKAIAINGEKDIEIANPEKFYEFVTEAKNALLKKTALRRFGTINAITVLNAMGALPTKYGYTGFFERAEDVSSERLLSKYLIKRRACFACPIGCGRYSEVKHGIWATPPHEGPEFETTDMLGPWINISNLEAIIKANYLCNNYGLDTISTGNVIAFAIECYEKGWIKEDLVKGIKLEWNNPETMIELIKLIAKREGIGDLLAEGVMRAAEKIGYGAPELALHTKGLEMPAHDPRGETRILAIKYAVEYRGGCHVHSGFPGLYDRSPESLNDYGLKEFGLPWPPKGKFIEEGKGIAYRFFAIFGQIPEIMGMCQFASMGSEGNMITIKDYAKIYSSLTGIEMDEYELMKIGERVYNLKRCFNVREGFNRKDDKLPKRMYEPIATGPVKGECVKNLDLMLNEFYESMGWDIKTGIPTFEKLKELGLEDVAEELRKNSIF
- a CDS encoding MoaD/ThiS family protein codes for the protein MMKIKIIYGAPITSITGKHIEEISIEKGMKLSELINILINKYGFNFKNILLTEKNEIKPDVLLILNGRTISKLNEEEINNDSILSITGIIGGG